One window from the genome of Methylomarinovum caldicuralii encodes:
- the cas6e gene encoding type I-E CRISPR-associated protein Cas6/Cse3/CasE: MYLTRLTLLDHPDLRAIVQQLGDAYREHQMLWRLFDPAPDAGRDFLYRRDVHLGRPRYFILSRRPPVNPLGLWRIDPPKPFAPKLQAGQKLAFLLRANPVVRRSRERHDVVMDCKKRIGWSSMPAEQRPALPKLIRVSGLRWLQRQARDHGFRFRPAQVRVDGYRQHRTRRGSRAIHFSTLDFTGILSVTDPELFRKALLQGIGPAKAFGCGLLLVRRL; encoded by the coding sequence ATGTATTTGACCCGGCTCACCCTCCTCGACCATCCCGACCTCAGGGCCATCGTCCAGCAGCTGGGAGACGCCTACCGCGAGCACCAGATGCTCTGGCGCCTGTTCGACCCTGCCCCTGACGCCGGACGCGACTTCCTCTACCGCCGCGACGTTCACCTGGGCCGCCCCCGCTATTTCATCCTCTCCAGGCGGCCGCCGGTCAACCCGCTGGGATTGTGGCGCATCGACCCGCCCAAGCCCTTCGCACCTAAACTGCAGGCCGGGCAGAAGCTGGCCTTCCTGCTGCGGGCCAATCCGGTGGTGCGCCGGAGCCGCGAACGCCACGATGTGGTCATGGACTGCAAAAAGCGTATCGGCTGGAGCAGCATGCCCGCAGAGCAGCGCCCGGCACTACCCAAACTGATCCGTGTTTCCGGCCTCAGATGGCTTCAAAGGCAAGCCAGGGATCATGGATTCCGTTTCCGACCTGCCCAGGTTCGAGTGGACGGCTACCGCCAGCACCGCACCCGCCGAGGCAGCCGCGCCATCCACTTCAGCACCCTGGATTTCACCGGTATTCTGAGCGTCACCGATCCGGAACTTTTTCGCAAGGCGCTGCTTCAGGGCATCGGCCCAGCCAAGGCCTTCGGCTGCGGGCTGCTGCTGGTCAGGAGGTTGTGA